One window from the genome of Paenibacillus azoreducens encodes:
- a CDS encoding ABC transporter ATP-binding protein has protein sequence MNTEPLLQINRLSKHFHLGRGQTLKAVHDISFSVDRGETLGMVGESGCGKSTAGRTILRLYEPTAGEAWYGGTNIYQLRPRQLKAFRREMQMIFQDPYASLNPRMTIMDIIGEALDIHRLADSRSARRKRVEELLHLVGLNPDHVTRYPHEFSGGQRQRIGIARALAVDPKFIICDEPISALDVSIQAQVVNLLKDLQKRLGLTYLFIAHDLSMVKHISDRVAVMYLGQIVELADSGTLYAEPLHPYTRALMSAIPVPDPDIEADKERIVLSGELPSPLNPPSGCSFRTRCPYATATCAERKPEFREAKPGHYVACHLV, from the coding sequence ATGAACACAGAGCCATTGCTCCAGATTAACCGGCTGAGCAAACATTTCCACCTTGGACGCGGCCAAACGCTGAAGGCCGTCCATGATATCAGCTTCAGCGTCGATAGAGGCGAAACGCTCGGGATGGTAGGCGAATCGGGATGCGGCAAATCGACGGCGGGGCGGACGATCCTCCGCTTATACGAGCCGACGGCAGGGGAAGCCTGGTACGGAGGGACGAACATTTACCAGCTCAGGCCGCGGCAGCTTAAGGCATTCCGCCGCGAGATGCAGATGATCTTTCAGGACCCGTATGCATCGCTGAATCCGCGCATGACCATCATGGACATTATCGGGGAGGCGCTGGATATTCACCGTCTTGCCGACAGCCGTTCGGCGCGCAGGAAGCGAGTCGAGGAGCTGCTTCATCTGGTCGGGCTTAATCCTGATCATGTCACCCGTTATCCCCACGAATTCTCGGGCGGCCAGCGCCAGCGCATCGGAATCGCCCGCGCGCTGGCGGTCGATCCGAAGTTCATCATTTGCGACGAGCCGATCTCGGCGCTGGACGTTTCGATCCAGGCCCAGGTCGTTAATCTGCTGAAAGATCTGCAGAAACGTCTCGGGCTGACCTATCTGTTCATCGCGCATGACCTGTCCATGGTCAAGCATATCAGCGATCGGGTTGCCGTCATGTATTTAGGCCAGATCGTGGAGCTCGCCGACAGCGGGACGCTGTATGCCGAACCGCTTCACCCGTATACGCGCGCGCTCATGTCCGCCATTCCCGTCCCCGATCCCGACATCGAGGCCGACAAGGAACGCATCGTGCTGAGCGGAGAGCTGCCGAGTCCGCTGAATCCCCCGAGCGGCTGCTCCTTCCGGACGCGATGTCCATACGCGACCGCAACCTGTGCCGAGCGCAAGCCTGAATTCCGGGAAGCGAAGCCGGGACATTATGTCGCCTGCCATCTGGTCTAA